Proteins encoded by one window of Macaca fascicularis isolate 582-1 chromosome 10, T2T-MFA8v1.1:
- the JOSD1 gene encoding josephin-1 isoform X3, with protein MVTPHKKSMLGNGNYDVNVIMAALQTKGYEAVWWDKRRDVGVIALTNVMGFIMNLPSSLCWGPLKLPLKRQHWICVREVGGAYYNLDSKLKMPEWIGGESELRKFLKHHLRGKNCELLLVVPEEVEAHQSWRTDV; from the exons ATGGTGACACCTCACAAGAAGAGCATGCTGGGAAATGGCAACTACGATGTGAATGTCATTATGGCAGCACTTCAGACCAAAGGCTATGAAGCTGTTTGGTGGGACAAGCGCAG GGATGTCGGTGTCATTGCCCTCACTAATGTCATGGGCTTCATCATGAATCTGCCCTCCAGCCTATGCTGGGGTCCACTGAAACTGCCCCTCAAAAGGCAGCACTGGATCTGTGTCCGAGAGGTGGGAGGGGCCTACTACAACCTCGACTCCAAACTCAAGATGCCGGAGTGGATTGGAGGCGAGAGCGAGCTCAG GAAGTTTCTAAAACATCATTTGCGAGGAAAGAACTGTGAACTCCTGCTGGTGGTACCAGAAGAGGTAGAGGCTCATCAGAGTTGGAGGACTGACGTGTAG